The Polyangium mundeleinium genome contains the following window.
ACTACGTCGACCGCTTCGTCGTCACGGCCGTAGGACCGCGCATCCAGGAACATCTCGGGCTCTCCGACAAGGAGCTCGGCCTCGTCACGAGCGCCTTCATGCTCGGCTACTTCGTCACGAGCCCCGTCTTCGGATGGCTTGGCGACAGGTTCCCCCGCAAAGCCCTCATCGCCGCCGGCGTCCTCGTCTGGTCCGCTGCGACCGCAGCGTCGGGCCTCGCTAGCGCGCTCGCATCGCTGCTCGCCGCGCGTGTCGTCGTCGGCGTGGGCGAGGCGAGCTACGCGACCTTGAGCCCCACGCTCATCGACGACGTCGCGCCCGCCGAAAAAAAGAACCGCTGGCTCGGCATCTTCTACGTCGCGATCCCCGCAGGCTCCGCGCTCGGCTTCATCCTCGGCGGCCAGCTCGAGCATCGCTACGGATGGCGCAACGCCTTCTACATCGCAGGCGGGCCCGGCGTGCTGCTCGCGCTCGTCGCGCTGCTGCTCCGCGAGCCGGAGCGATCGCTCGCGCAGAAGAAGGACGAGCGCGGCATCGTCGCGAGCTTCCTCGACGACACGCGCGCGCTCGCACAGAACCGCTCGTACGTGCTCACCGTCGCCGGCTACATCGCGCAGACGTTCGCGCTCGGCGGCTTCGTGCAGTGGGCCGTGCCGTTCCTCTACCGAAGGCTCTGCCTCGATCTGCACGTCGCCGACGGCGCGTTCGGCAAGCTCACGGTGCTCACGGGGCTCGTCGGCACCGCGATCGGCAGCCTCGTCGCGGAGCGCGTGCCCGGCGAGGATCGCGTGCGTGCGGCGCTCTGGGTCTGCGCGGTCTCCTCGGCCGTGGCCACGCCGGTCGCCGTCTTCGCGATCTTCGCGCCGTCGTCCACGAGCTTCCTCGCGCTGCTCGGCGTGTGTGAACTCGCGGTCTTCGCCAGCATGGCCCCGACGAACCTCGCCATCTTGAAGTCGGTGCCCGAGGATCGACGCGCGAGCGCGATGGCGCTGTCGATCTTCTTGATCCACCTGCTCGGTGATCTGATCTCGCCGCCGATCGTCGGCGCGGTGAGCGACGCGTTCGGCGACGCGAAGGCGCAGTGCACGTCGGGCACGGGCCTCTTCTGGGGCATGCTCCTCCTGCCCGTCGCGCTCGCGCTGTCCGCCGCGTTCTGGTTCGTCGGCGCGCGCCGGACGAACCCTGCTTCTTCTTCGAGCTAGTCGCCGAGGTAGAGCTTGAGCGATCGCGCCGCTGCGGGACGATCGAACGGCACGCCCGCGAGCTCGCGTTGCGACATGCGCTCGAAGAGCTGGATCGAAAAGTCGTAGAACGCCTCGCACTCGCCCGCGGCCAGATCGAGGCGCGTGGGGTCGAGCAGATCTGCGTCGCGGAGCGCTGCGAGCGAGGCGACGAGCTCCCGCGCGCGCGGGTAGTCGCCGAGCACCACGAGCGGATATCCCATCGCGCGGAAGTAGCCGAGGAAGTCACGTACGAAGCCGAAGCTCTCGGGCACGGCCCACCGGTCGCTCGCGGGATCGGCGTGCCGGAGCTTGCTCGCGAACGCGCGCGTGATCTGCGCGAACATCCACACGTTCTGCCGCACGCGCGCGATCGTCCCACGCCGCACGCCGACGTCCTCGAAGACGCGCCCCTCCTCCAGCGTCGCTCCGAGCGCGCGCCCGAGGAAGAGCACGCAGAGCTCGATCGCCGGCCGCAAGAGCGCCGTCGCTCCCTGGATCCGCGCGCGCAGATCCTGCTCCGTGAGCTTCGCGTCGGCCGGAGGTAGTTCGTGCTCAAAGATTCGGCGGAGCTCCACGCGCAGACTCGCCGACACCGTGAGCAGCGCGTCCTTGATCGCCGAGAGCCTTTGCCCCTCGGCCACGAGCGTGTCGTGCCGCGCCGCGATGTCCGACGCGCCGACGCGCCCGATCTCCCGGCCGAAGCCCTCCGCGAGCAGCTCGCCCGCGCGCCTGCGCAGGTAGTTCGAGAGCGCGCGCCCGTCGCTACGCAGCACTGCGAGCACGAGGTACGCGCGCCCTGCAACGCGACGGTCGGTGTGGTCGAGCGCGATCGCGTCGAGCAGGCGCAGGTACCGCAGCATGCGGTAGAGCGACAGGAACGTGAGCGCTACGAGTCGATGCGGGTGCTCGCCCGTCACGTTCTGCATGAGCTCGAGCACCGCCGACGAACCGATGCGATCGAACTCGGGCCGGAACTCGAGCGCCGAGAGCGGATTGAAGAACGCGCTCTGCGTGATCTCGCGCATCGTGATCGAGAGGTGCGCGTAGAAGACGCGGTAGCTCACGCGCGGCAGCCGCAGCATCGCCGTGCCCGTCTCGATCAGGTTCGTGAACGCTTGCCGCAGCAGGAAGAGCGCCGCCTCGGGCGACTCCTGCGCCATCGTCGCGTAGACGAGCCGCGTGCGCGAGTTGTCCTCGGGCAGCACGGTCTCCAGGTAGCGCTGGAACACGAACGCTCGATCGCGCTCGCCGAGCATCATGCGCGCGAGCTGCACGACGCGCAGCATGCCGTCCTTCGCGTGCGCGAGCTGCTCGCGGAAATCGTGGCTGACGATCGTTTGTCTGCGGCCCGAGCCCGGGTGGTTGCGCGGGTTCGCGAAGCAGGCGAGACCCTTCAGGAGAATCTCGAGCTCGAAGAGGATCTCGTCCTTCTGCTTCTCGGCGAGCTTCGAGAACCAGGCGTCGCGCGCCTCGCGTTGCTCGCGGCGCAGGCCTCGCGAGTCGCGCAGGAGCTCGACGTACGCGTTGTGCGCGCCGCCCAGGCCCTGTCCGCGTGTGGGAGGGTTCGAGTCGCTCGTCAAGGGCTCGTCCGGCGCCTAACGGCGCGCCTTGAACTCGAAGGGGTACGTGAAGATCGTGTCCTTGCCGCTCGGCGACTTCGGGTACGAGAGCCCCTTCGCGACGTCCTGCATGCAGCTCTCGATCTCGGGCGCCTTGATGTCGCTCTCTTCCTGCTTGATCTTCGACTCCTTCAGCCGCCCGTCCGGCGCGAGCTCGAACGTGAAGGCGACCTTCCCCTTCTGCCCCGGGTTGTTCTTCGCCCACAGATCGAAGCAGCAGCGGAACGCGTCGCGCTTCGACTTGATGAGCTCGCTCATCGGCTGGAAGCGATCACTCGCGCCCGCGTCGCTCGCGGTCTGCGCGTTGTTCATCACGACGCCGTTCGCCGGCGGCTCGTTCGTCAGCTCGGCGAGCATGTCCTTGCAGTCGGACGCCTTCTCCGGCGCCTTGCGCGGCGCAGGCGGAGGTGTCGCGGCCGCGCCTGCGCCTTGATCGCCCGCCGCGGCGCCTGGGGAAGGCTGCGCCTCGTCCTTTGGTGCTGCCGACTCGCCGTTCGTTCCCTTGTCCGGCGAGGCTTCGGGCGAGCTCGCCTCGGAAGGCGATCCGCTCGCGCACGCCGAGAACAGCGCCGCGAAGGTGAGGCTCAACGTCGCGAAGAAGGAGGCTGTCGCGCAGGCTCGCATGGCGGCCATCCTACCCGATCCTGCCTCCATCCCGTGCGTCACCTCGCCCGAACGCGCGCGCCGAGGCATCCTTCCGTCATGCGTAGGCTCCCCGCCAAGCTCGCGCTCCTCGTGATCCCCCTCGCATTTGCTCTCCCGGCCGCGTGTGGCGACGGCTAC
Protein-coding sequences here:
- a CDS encoding spinster family MFS transporter; translation: MIKSPRAILALLTALNLLNYVDRFVVTAVGPRIQEHLGLSDKELGLVTSAFMLGYFVTSPVFGWLGDRFPRKALIAAGVLVWSAATAASGLASALASLLAARVVVGVGEASYATLSPTLIDDVAPAEKKNRWLGIFYVAIPAGSALGFILGGQLEHRYGWRNAFYIAGGPGVLLALVALLLREPERSLAQKKDERGIVASFLDDTRALAQNRSYVLTVAGYIAQTFALGGFVQWAVPFLYRRLCLDLHVADGAFGKLTVLTGLVGTAIGSLVAERVPGEDRVRAALWVCAVSSAVATPVAVFAIFAPSSTSFLALLGVCELAVFASMAPTNLAILKSVPEDRRASAMALSIFLIHLLGDLISPPIVGAVSDAFGDAKAQCTSGTGLFWGMLLLPVALALSAAFWFVGARRTNPASSSS
- a CDS encoding AgmX/PglI C-terminal domain-containing protein, with translation MRACATASFFATLSLTFAALFSACASGSPSEASSPEASPDKGTNGESAAPKDEAQPSPGAAAGDQGAGAAATPPPAPRKAPEKASDCKDMLAELTNEPPANGVVMNNAQTASDAGASDRFQPMSELIKSKRDAFRCCFDLWAKNNPGQKGKVAFTFELAPDGRLKESKIKQEESDIKAPEIESCMQDVAKGLSYPKSPSGKDTIFTYPFEFKARR